Proteins encoded by one window of Paenibacillus sp. DCT19:
- the metG gene encoding methionine--tRNA ligase, whose product MADQKTFYLTTPIYYPSDKLHIGHAYTTVAGDAMVRYKRLRGYEVRYLTGTDEHGQKIERKAQEKGQSPQSFVDDIVVGIKELWNKLDISNDDFIRTTEERHKTVVQDIFDRLLKQGDIYKGEYEGWYSIPDETYYTETQLVDVEKNDKGEIISAKSPDSGHPVELVKEESYFFRMSKYADRLLKYYEDNPGFIQPESRKNEMINNFIKPGLEDLAVSRTTFEWGVKVKGDPKHVVYVWIDALSNYITALGYGSSDPTLYNKFWPADVHLVGKEIVRFHTIYWPIMLMALDLPLPKKVFAHGWLLMKDGKMSKSKGNVVDPVTLIDRYGLDSLRYYLLREVPFGSDGTFTPESFVDRVNSDLANDLGNLLNRTVAMVDKYFGGQAPAFTSGVTEFDASLEEAGQAAVDKVETAMENLQFSVALTAISQFVSRSNKYIDETQPWALARDEAKRDELASVMAHLIESLRIASILLQPFLTRAPRKIWEQLGIQEGELTAWDTAKQWGVIPAGNALQKGDPIFPRLDSEQEIAYISEAMTGGKKTEEPSETPQATSETTEPVSAPEGKEEIGIDDFAKVELRVAQVIACEPVKKADKLLKLQLDLGYEKRQVVSGIAKFYSPEEMVGRKVICVTNLKPVKLRGELSQGMILAASHGDQLTLATVPDSMPNGAQVK is encoded by the coding sequence ATGGCTGATCAAAAAACATTTTATTTAACAACACCAATTTACTACCCAAGCGACAAATTGCACATTGGGCATGCGTACACAACGGTAGCTGGTGATGCGATGGTACGTTACAAGCGCCTGCGTGGATACGAGGTTCGCTACTTAACAGGCACGGATGAGCATGGGCAGAAGATCGAACGTAAAGCACAGGAAAAGGGTCAATCACCTCAGTCTTTCGTAGATGATATCGTGGTAGGCATCAAAGAGTTGTGGAACAAGCTGGACATTTCCAATGATGATTTCATCCGTACAACGGAAGAACGTCATAAGACGGTAGTTCAGGATATCTTTGACCGTTTGCTGAAGCAAGGGGATATCTACAAAGGTGAGTACGAAGGCTGGTACAGTATTCCAGACGAGACGTATTATACGGAGACGCAATTAGTCGATGTAGAGAAGAATGATAAAGGTGAGATCATTTCGGCGAAGAGCCCGGATAGCGGACATCCCGTTGAACTCGTGAAAGAGGAATCCTACTTCTTCCGCATGAGTAAATATGCTGATCGCTTGCTCAAGTATTATGAGGATAACCCAGGCTTCATTCAACCGGAATCCCGTAAAAACGAGATGATTAACAACTTTATCAAGCCAGGTTTGGAAGATCTCGCTGTTTCGCGTACAACATTTGAGTGGGGCGTAAAAGTAAAAGGAGATCCGAAGCATGTCGTGTACGTGTGGATTGATGCGTTGTCCAACTACATTACAGCTCTAGGCTATGGTTCATCTGATCCTACACTGTACAATAAATTCTGGCCTGCAGATGTTCATCTCGTAGGTAAAGAAATTGTTCGTTTCCATACGATTTATTGGCCAATCATGCTGATGGCGCTTGATCTGCCATTGCCGAAAAAAGTGTTTGCACATGGTTGGTTACTGATGAAGGATGGCAAAATGTCCAAATCCAAAGGTAACGTTGTTGATCCGGTAACTTTGATTGATCGTTATGGTCTGGATTCTCTTCGTTATTACCTGCTTCGTGAAGTTCCATTTGGTTCAGATGGTACGTTTACACCAGAAAGCTTCGTAGATCGTGTCAATTCAGACCTGGCCAACGATCTGGGTAATCTGTTGAACCGTACAGTCGCTATGGTAGACAAATACTTCGGGGGTCAAGCGCCTGCGTTTACATCAGGTGTAACCGAGTTTGATGCATCACTCGAAGAAGCAGGTCAGGCGGCTGTGGATAAAGTAGAGACAGCTATGGAGAATCTGCAATTCTCCGTTGCGTTGACAGCGATCAGCCAATTCGTTAGCCGCAGCAACAAATATATTGATGAGACACAGCCGTGGGCATTAGCTCGTGATGAAGCTAAACGCGATGAACTGGCCTCTGTAATGGCTCATTTAATTGAAAGCTTGCGGATTGCTTCCATCCTGCTACAGCCGTTCCTGACACGTGCTCCGCGTAAAATCTGGGAACAACTAGGTATTCAAGAAGGCGAACTTACGGCTTGGGATACTGCGAAGCAATGGGGCGTAATTCCGGCTGGCAATGCTTTGCAGAAGGGTGACCCAATCTTCCCACGTCTTGACTCCGAGCAGGAAATTGCTTATATCTCCGAGGCGATGACTGGTGGTAAGAAAACAGAAGAACCATCTGAAACTCCACAAGCCACTTCAGAGACGACTGAACCGGTTTCTGCGCCAGAAGGCAAAGAAGAGATCGGCATTGATGATTTTGCAAAAGTAGAACTGCGTGTTGCTCAAGTTATTGCATGTGAGCCTGTCAAAAAAGCAGATAAACTGTTGAAGCTTCAACTCGATCTCGGTTATGAGAAACGTCAGGTTGTGTCTGGCATTGCCAAGTTCTATTCTCCAGAAGAGATGGTTGGACGCAAAGTCATTTGTGTCACCAACCTGAAGCCTGTAAAATTACGTGGAGAACTGTCTCAGGGCATGATTTTGGCTGCATCCCACGGAGATCAGCTTACACTCGCTACCGTACCTGATAGCATGCCTAACGGTGCTCAAGTTAAATAA
- the yidD gene encoding membrane protein insertion efficiency factor YidD, with protein MKISRRIMQAPIRVYRNYISPLKPPSCRFYPTCSAYAMEAIEVHGAFKGSLLAAKRIAKCHPFHPGGVDLVPPKTEKSIVISD; from the coding sequence ATGAAAATATCTCGTCGAATTATGCAAGCCCCTATACGGGTCTATCGTAATTATATTTCTCCCTTGAAGCCACCGAGCTGCCGTTTCTATCCAACGTGCTCAGCATACGCGATGGAAGCAATCGAAGTTCACGGGGCGTTCAAAGGCTCATTGCTCGCTGCGAAACGGATTGCGAAATGTCATCCTTTTCATCCAGGAGGAGTCGATTTAGTGCCACCTAAGACCGAGAAATCTATAGTGATTTCGGATTAA
- a CDS encoding Fur family transcriptional regulator, with product MLSTEQIINTMSSQGLRITDQRKTLARLFAESPGYLTPKDVYEYMGKTYSGLSFDTVYRNLRVMQELGVLEQVVFEDGVKFRASCSEDHHHHHMICLKCQKTYPIVFCPMQLADAPEQFQVVDHKFEVFGYCKDCAEHAPAKVASGHHHSHGKH from the coding sequence ATGCTGTCAACAGAACAGATTATTAATACGATGTCCTCGCAGGGACTTCGCATAACGGATCAGCGGAAGACGTTGGCTCGTTTGTTTGCGGAATCTCCAGGGTATTTGACGCCTAAGGATGTTTATGAATATATGGGGAAAACTTATAGTGGACTGAGCTTTGATACAGTGTATCGTAATCTTCGTGTCATGCAGGAGTTAGGCGTATTGGAGCAGGTCGTTTTTGAAGATGGTGTGAAGTTCAGAGCTTCTTGTAGCGAGGATCATCACCACCACCACATGATCTGTCTGAAATGTCAGAAGACATATCCGATCGTGTTCTGCCCAATGCAACTCGCAGACGCGCCCGAACAATTTCAGGTTGTGGATCATAAATTTGAAGTATTCGGTTATTGCAAAGACTGTGCTGAACATGCACCAGCCAAAGTTGCATCTGGACATCATCATTCCCATGGGAAACATTGA
- a CDS encoding stalk domain-containing protein: protein MNLKKNLSILTALAVFQAFAVLPASAQSTDQSETTPVNKATVKSVEVLKKEQTIAESEVKTGTETQPEQNNATEETQPETTEPTATDVTPVEPVTETDTPEAEGEEGETPAPTPVEVEQPATGNQASSGTTGGDLTLYMNSNKMMQDGKTYLAGQPMAVKNGVSYVAIRALVDRVGYDVKYDNTTKETIIISGEDELRFKTNSTIYTVNGDSRSMKGPAYQEKNTFMVPLTSITQALNITYTVNQSAKTVVLNLNTKPVASFTVQKEIFAGDVVTYTTKSSSPKGLNIVDERWTGRQDIFDQPGTYTVTYAVQDSSGQWSDPYSLTIKVEKPNLPPVAMFTTDKEEYKMGEKITYIDQSTDDENAITKTVWDNNALAFFVPGPKTVTITVTDKHGASDSYTKTINITGETLYSLSDFNQLFTPVGDKFTFNGGEVPAMEKVPYTYTDEPSLLIRSNSPETVNTEGIVYQESSFGQTRFMIHHVNNTGKRVKMYVIATNNNPYTAVFEQQNMGFAGPTPFATVAGKLSIDKWFKSIQTGADTKKMYILPGESKLILTELNAIPMKEGQVISLYSDTFSDYTLDYNVILIDENKDPFEALPTLPVLDRDGVHNRGTYPNATRVITYDQEVGSKPARLPLGDNSSDPNLEGTDPMAHTIASNAGNFGVLYKITLNNVAPRTLISFNPRGGKYSGVALVNGQVVQLASDSRSLSAPNEQGVLHRTGSYGESVTIIFSAAPGSNLPVNLLFTPLPQEK from the coding sequence ATGAATCTGAAAAAGAACTTGTCCATACTTACCGCTTTAGCTGTTTTTCAAGCGTTTGCAGTACTTCCAGCTAGCGCACAATCAACCGACCAAAGCGAAACTACACCCGTAAATAAAGCCACAGTGAAATCCGTGGAGGTTTTGAAAAAAGAACAAACGATTGCTGAATCGGAAGTGAAAACCGGTACAGAAACACAGCCGGAGCAAAATAATGCGACGGAAGAAACACAACCTGAAACGACAGAACCTACAGCAACGGATGTAACTCCAGTTGAACCTGTAACGGAAACAGACACACCAGAGGCTGAAGGTGAAGAGGGAGAAACTCCTGCACCTACACCGGTAGAAGTTGAACAGCCAGCCACTGGCAATCAAGCGAGTTCCGGAACTACAGGCGGTGATCTGACGCTGTACATGAACAGCAACAAAATGATGCAAGATGGCAAGACGTATCTTGCAGGACAACCGATGGCTGTCAAAAATGGTGTATCTTATGTCGCAATCCGTGCTCTGGTAGATCGGGTTGGATATGATGTGAAATACGATAACACAACGAAAGAAACCATTATTATTAGTGGTGAAGATGAACTTCGTTTTAAGACAAACAGCACGATCTATACCGTAAATGGTGATTCAAGATCCATGAAGGGTCCTGCTTATCAAGAGAAAAATACGTTTATGGTGCCTTTGACTTCCATTACACAGGCGCTCAACATTACTTATACAGTTAATCAATCTGCAAAGACTGTTGTATTGAACCTGAATACGAAGCCAGTAGCTAGCTTCACTGTTCAAAAAGAAATTTTTGCTGGTGATGTAGTGACGTATACAACGAAATCCAGTTCTCCAAAAGGCCTTAACATTGTGGACGAACGCTGGACAGGCCGCCAAGACATATTTGACCAACCAGGTACATATACGGTAACCTATGCGGTCCAAGATTCAAGCGGTCAATGGAGTGATCCATACTCGCTGACGATCAAGGTGGAGAAACCTAACCTTCCGCCAGTAGCCATGTTTACAACAGACAAGGAAGAATACAAAATGGGTGAGAAGATCACCTACATTGACCAAAGTACAGATGACGAAAATGCAATTACCAAAACGGTATGGGACAATAATGCCCTCGCATTCTTTGTACCGGGTCCGAAGACCGTAACGATTACTGTTACGGATAAACATGGTGCAAGCGATAGCTACACCAAGACGATTAATATTACAGGCGAAACGCTCTACAGCTTGTCCGATTTCAATCAGTTGTTCACGCCTGTAGGTGACAAGTTTACCTTCAACGGTGGCGAAGTACCTGCGATGGAGAAAGTCCCTTACACGTACACGGATGAGCCAAGCTTGTTGATTCGTAGTAACAGCCCAGAAACCGTGAATACGGAAGGGATTGTGTACCAGGAATCTTCATTCGGGCAAACACGTTTCATGATTCACCATGTAAACAACACAGGTAAAAGAGTGAAAATGTATGTAATCGCAACAAACAACAACCCGTATACAGCTGTGTTTGAACAGCAAAATATGGGCTTTGCCGGCCCTACACCGTTTGCTACTGTAGCAGGTAAATTGTCCATTGATAAATGGTTCAAGTCGATTCAAACTGGAGCCGATACGAAGAAAATGTATATTCTCCCTGGCGAAAGCAAGTTGATCTTGACGGAGCTTAATGCAATCCCGATGAAAGAAGGGCAAGTTATTTCCCTTTATTCGGATACTTTCAGCGATTATACACTCGACTATAACGTCATCTTGATTGACGAAAATAAAGATCCATTTGAAGCATTACCAACGCTGCCAGTTCTGGATCGTGATGGTGTTCATAACCGTGGAACGTATCCTAACGCAACACGTGTAATTACGTACGATCAGGAAGTAGGTTCGAAGCCTGCACGTCTTCCACTCGGAGACAATTCAAGTGATCCAAACCTGGAAGGAACAGATCCAATGGCTCACACCATTGCTTCCAACGCAGGTAACTTTGGAGTTCTATACAAAATTACGCTCAATAATGTGGCTCCACGTACGTTGATTTCATTTAATCCTCGTGGAGGTAAGTACTCAGGTGTTGCGCTTGTTAATGGTCAGGTTGTACAACTGGCAAGTGACAGCAGATCTCTGAGTGCGCCGAACGAGCAAGGTGTTCTTCATCGTACGGGTTCTTACGGTGAGAGTGTAACCATTATCTTCTCGGCTGCACCAGGAAGTAATCTTCCTGTAAACCTTTTGTTCACACCACTTCCGCAAGAGAAGTAG
- the pflA gene encoding pyruvate formate-lyase-activating protein, which produces MVKGHIHSLETFGTVDGPGIRFVLFMQGCLLKCQYCHNPDTWALDGGKETTVEEVLAEIEPYLSYYRSSGGGLTISGGEPTLQAHFVAQVFKEVKRRWGLHTTLDSNGFNEPDRIHELLDNTDLVLLDLKHIDDEKHMKLTGKSNERTLKTAKWLSEQGRKMWIRHVYVPGIHNDEEDLLNLGRFIGTLNGVEKFEILPYHQMGIYKWEALGKVYPLEGVPSPSQEEVERAYRLIQQGREETSGVACSSQ; this is translated from the coding sequence ATGGTTAAAGGACATATTCATTCACTCGAAACTTTCGGGACGGTTGACGGCCCAGGCATCCGCTTCGTGCTCTTTATGCAAGGATGTCTACTCAAGTGTCAGTATTGCCATAATCCCGATACATGGGCACTGGATGGAGGCAAGGAAACGACCGTAGAGGAAGTACTGGCTGAAATTGAGCCTTATCTTTCCTACTATCGTAGTTCAGGCGGGGGACTCACCATATCCGGTGGGGAACCAACTTTACAAGCACACTTTGTAGCCCAAGTGTTCAAGGAAGTCAAACGTCGCTGGGGACTCCATACTACACTAGATAGTAATGGTTTTAACGAACCTGACCGTATCCATGAACTACTGGATAACACAGACTTAGTGTTACTCGATCTGAAGCATATCGATGATGAGAAGCATATGAAGTTGACTGGAAAATCCAATGAAAGAACGCTGAAGACAGCCAAGTGGCTATCTGAGCAAGGACGTAAAATGTGGATACGCCACGTATATGTGCCTGGCATTCACAATGACGAAGAGGACTTACTTAACCTTGGAAGATTCATTGGTACATTAAACGGGGTGGAGAAGTTCGAAATTCTTCCGTATCACCAGATGGGGATCTACAAATGGGAGGCACTTGGCAAGGTGTACCCGCTTGAAGGTGTTCCATCACCAAGTCAAGAAGAGGTTGAGCGAGCTTATCGTTTGATCCAGCAAGGTAGAGAAGAAACATCAGGGGTAGCTTGTTCGAGCCAATGA